The genomic window TATAATCCTTATCAGTCTCCACTGTACACCATTGTTTCAGACGTTTTTACTACTGTACATTACCAGAAATTCTGCTTTCATGCTTCCTGTGAATAGTGATAAGAGTTGGAAACTGtgaggaattttggcccataaTTCACTGACTTGCTACAGGAGCTTCTTGTCAGTATGAGAAAAAAGTTTAGGCATCCCATGTTAATATAAACAGATGCAATATGAACATTAAACAGACATTTATCACTGTTTCATGCACACAGAAAAGCCTGGCAAATTAGTAGCTTACAGTTTCACAGATCTGATTTGAAAGGAAAAGACAAATAATTGTAATTGTACCATGTTTTTACTCCGTTTGAGGGTCAGGACCAGTGCACTAAAATGGCGATTatgttgttttattcatttattttaattttgtgtttgTCTCACTTCTGTTTTCAAAACTGCATTATACATAATACATTAGACATTTTTGAAAGGAATGTCAGAATGTTGTGTATTGTTGTACAGTTTTTCACGATGTTACATTTTGATGcatgcagtttttattttgaaaaaccatGGCTTATACTTATCCTGCAGATCTCAAAATGCTTAAATGCATAAACATTCCAATTCTAATCTGTAATATGTGTAAGCCATTGTACatttgtgtaattttgttttttaaatcttttgTGGTAGTTGTGTTCTTCAGAGTGTCTATATCATTCCCATTGACTCTTCCAATGCACTTTGTAAAtagaaaatttcagatgtatgatgTGTTGTGCAAATTCTCAGCCAAagctgttttaattaaatttctttATGCGGTTTTGCTGATCTTAGCTACAAAGGGTGACTCATGCTTTTTTCCCCTCTAACAGACTCAGACTCTTCACATCCATTAAGCCAAGGAGATCATGGAGAAAGCACAGATGAGGCTGTCCGGAAACGCCACGGAGATAAAGAGGTGCCATTTATTTTGACATTTGCTTCTTGCTGCAAACAGATTATTTTCCTAATCAGCATGTTTATGTTGTTTTCCAGGACCAACATGTAAACATCCTTGTCTAATGTAACACAATATAAACATTCTCAAGTTTATTTGAGATCATTGATAGCGAGAATATCTTGAAATAAGGATTTTAAATGAtcattaaatttaaattgaaatgattaataaattaataaattaatcaaatgcaagtaatttcaattttatttgtttttaagcattttttgttgttttaaccaTCCCAAAATTATTTGAAGAATGTTATGTTTCAGCTTGCCTGTATTTATCAGATTGATTAGGTATGgctttgagtaaaatgttaatatttttgctaatgaatattaacattatttaaatatacattttcttaaataaatgtttatatttatcaaatgtgaattaaaatattaatataaattgaatgtttaattataaataaaaataaattgaataaacacaataaactaaattattaattaaaataagtaaaaaaaacattgatattaattaaatgctatttaataatattgcttccaaattaaaagaaaaatatggGCAGTTATTGCAGGTATTGCTTGGAGAGCTAAAATTTgtcagaattgtttttatttgttgtaattgaAAGTCAGGATTATTTCACCAAAGAATTATTTAACTCTTCAGAAATTAAAACATTAGCATTGCCTTGTGTATATATTAATATGAATCTGTCTGAAAACATGGTACTTTTAttaaatttacataaataaataataaaaataaaaagctctaAATTACAACTTTTTTAATTGGGAAGAAATGTcagagtaataaataaaataaaaatcctagTTTACGCAAAAACATAAATCAACTGAATTAACTGAGAGAAACTAAGCATTTTTAAATGgccttgacacacacacacacacacacacacacacacacacacacacacacacacacacttgtacatatatatttatagggACTTCTCAAAGatataaaaatgtttgtaatgtACTGAACCCTATCCCTAAACATAATCCTCATGGgaaacaatcagcatttttacattttcaaaatacttcattctgtgagcatatatcacagtatatatatatatatatatatatatatatatatatatatatatatatatatatatatatatatatatatatatatatatatatatatatatatatatatatatatatgtatgtatgtatgtatgtatgtatgtatgtatgtatgtatgtgtatatatatatatatatatatatatatatatatatatgtatgtatgtatgtatgtatgtatgtatatatatatatatatatatatatatatatatatatatatatatatatatatatatatatatatatataaatatatatatatatatatatatatatatatatatatatatatatatatatatatacacacacacacaaagacagctgtgtttttcttttttttttttaaatatgtcccaaatgatgtttaccagattcaggaaattttcacagtatgtttaaaaatatttttccgtctggagaatgtcttatttgttttatttcggctagaataaaagcagtttaaaattttttaaaagcaattttaaggtcagatttattagcccctttaagctaattttattttaatagtctacagaacaaaccattgttttacagtaacttgcctaattaccctaacctgtctagttaatctAAATAaccaattaataaataatctattatgaaataaatctgttattagaaattagttattaaaactattatgtttagatatgtgttgaaaaaatagtCTTTccgttaatcagaaattgggggaaaaataaacagcgaATAATTTAGGgaggctgataattcagggggctaataattctgacttcaactgtatgagctGTTTTTATATGGACCTAAAAATATCTTCACAAGGTCAAAATGTTCAGGAGTAGCTAGCTTTTTCCCAAAAACTCCATAACACAATTGCTCATACGGTGGATTGCCAGATTGTAGAATGGGTTACATGTTTTATTGAGACTTATTTTGCCTGATTAAATGTCTAAATTAATATCGTGtttcttttaaagaaaattcTGGAAGAGCAGAGACGGCTGAAGCGAGAGCAGGAAGAGGCAGATACAGCTGCTCGGAGACACGCTGGGCTGGTTGTGACTCATCAACAGTTCATTACTAATGACCGTTTTGGCGACCTGCTGGTTATTAATGAGAAGGAGAAGAGAAAAACCATAGAGGTGATGAATGTTCTCTCTTGTTATGCTTCAAATGCTCATGCTGGATGATGACAGTCTTTATATACGGCACAGACAGTTGCTCTGCAAAACAGATGCAGTGCTACAGAAATGATGCTAATAGCCTCTTTTGGTCTACAGAGGACTCCTGCTCTGGCACGATTTGACTTCAGAGCAGAAAGTTTAAAGTAAGCATGTTTCTCAATTCAGATCTGAGAATGCTAATAAGATCCTCTTGCATCTTTGTTATTGTAACAGCAAATCAAATTTGAAATACCACACTACTGATTGAATTACATTTTGCTGCTCTTTTATTAGGGAACTTCCATTTCAGAAGGGAGATATAGTATACATCTATCGGCAGGTCGATCAGAACTGGTTTGAAGGAGAGCATCATGGGAGAGTTGGGATTTTTCCACGGAGTTATGTTGAGGTACTTTATATCCTTAACTAATATGTTTTGTATGCTTTCAGATTTGCAGTACCCTTATGTAAAGcaatacttttataataatagtataatataaattaaaaattatatatattaatagtcAAATGCTTTACTACAAATATTTTTTGTAGTTAACTACCATACAAATTAAGAAAGTACAGGGTTAGGTTTTACAACACTAACCATAGTTTAACCATAAGTTAATAAGGCTGTGTGTCATACAAATTGTGATCAATACACCAAAAAATTGTCACTACacttttaatataatattgtattactATTTTTAATCATAGTCAATATActatgttattttatttcttcAGCTGGTGCCCCCAACAGAAAAAGCTCAGCCCAAAAAGTGTGCTCCGGTCCAGGTGTTGGAATATGGAGAGGCTCTTGCTCGTTTCAATTTCACCGGCGACACTGCTGTTGAAATGTCTTTTAGAAAGGTATTAAACTTTTTCAACAATTTTACCAAGCTTGCTGTTTAACCCAGGGGTCAGCAATCTTAACTCTACATGCTATCATTGATTTGAGCTGAAGAGctcattatatttattgtttaatttacttttagtcattttaatttagtttagtaacATTTAGAAACTACCTTTTGAAGTCATGAACTCTTTATTTGTGAAGCCAAATGCACGAAACAAGCTGAACTGAAAGGTTTTGGAGACTTTTTataaaagaaaacgaaaaaagaagtaacatattacatttaaacatttaaaaatatctaaacatCCAGAACAGAGTTGCCACCAGGCAGTTAAACTAAAGGTTTAAATATTGAGATGTGGTGATTTAGCAATTGTGCATGAGGatgattattttaaatagtaCATTTAATCAAAATTCTGTAGTAATGTGAAATGTTGTTGCTGTTTAAGATGTTTTCTAATTGAAATTTGTGGGACTTCTTTCGTTGAGGATCTTTACTCACTGCCATTTAGAAATCATTCTTCAATTTTGATTTGCAGCTCAAATTTGAAGTTGATTTTACCAAAATTTAgtttttggtcactttattttaggGTGTAATTCTCGCTATTTACCAAACATAATCTATTACTTTAATTCAATAAACACTCCATTTGCTACTCATTAATAGTTAATTAATAGTTATTATCCTTAATAGCAACCAAaaatagtagttgggtttagatatCATTGGGTGTGATTAggcatgaaagaaagaaagaaagaaagaaagtaagaaagaaagaaagaaagaaagaaagaaagaaagaatgtgtGATGTTTGCAGATCTGCATGAACTACTTCAAAATCTTTCATCTTTCTTTAGGGGGAGCGTATAACACTAATTCGCAGAGTAGATGAGAACTGGTATGAAGGCAAGATTTCTGGCACAAACCGGCAGGGTATCTTTCCAGTCACCTACATAGAGGTGCACAAGAGGCCCCGAGTGAAAAACGGAGTGGACTATCCTGATGCCCCTATAAGCTATTCACCTCATCGCAGCACTAACGCTTCTCCACAGGTAAAAACACTTAAGAAATACAGAGCCCTCGTATCATCTCCTTTCaactttcagttttcattttcccTATTGTTTGTTTTAGAGATGCACcgatcttgattttttttatgaccaATTCAGATTGCCGAATTGCTTTTTTAATCGGAATTATGCAAGCAAAttgatcaatttatttttatcttggattacatttataatagtttaaatacaATGAAAAACATAATAATCTAACAAACCTGTACAAAGCAAAAACAGAACACAGGCTAGAATAGAAATGCAAATCCAATCTCTGCCTGTAGGTGGTGCTTATGGAGAAGCAGTAAAAACTCCAGCTGCACTGGAGTATAGTGCAGTAGAGAATAAGTATCATACAGGACAGATGAGTATATCTGTTGGTACATCTATGCACAATCTCTGCCTCTTTTAATGTTCTGTCTACTATAAACCATGCTCCAATATACTATAAAATCATTGCAGTGCAGTTTGCAACAGAAATACAAAAACATTCATCAGTTAGGGATCACAGtttgtaaacaaaacaacagcaaacATCTGAACCTGATTTTTATCCAGTAGATCGGTGCATCTCTAGTTTGCATTGATTTTTTTCACCATTTCTCCTTTTCCCTTTCCTCCTTCCTCTTCTTTCTTCTCATTCCTCCTGACGTCCTCCAAAAAGCCCATTCGTAATCGTCTCACCACGTCCCCTCTCCCTCTGCCCCGCTCCCCTCGCCGCTCCATTTCCCCTGAGGTCCATGCCATCTCCAATGAGTGGATCTCTCTGACTGTGGGTGGGGTGAGCAGCAGCCCTCCGGCTGCGCCAACTCCACCCCTGCCACCCCTGCCAACCAACTCCTACCGCCTTGGCGAATATCTGCCCCCGTCTATGTCAGCCAGTCCTGTGCCTCCCATCAGCGGCAGCCCCTACTGTGTCTCCCCAATGGCTTCCCCCTCCACGTCTCCTTTACCGCCACCCTATCCACCCCGTCCCTGCTCAGCCACCCCGTTCCTCACATTCACTCCACCTCAAGGCGAGGACTTCCTTCTTTCTCCACCCTCCCCCCGTCTGTCCCGCAGCCTGAGCCCCTGTGGTGGTGCTGGGCTTGAGGGTTGGCTCTCTGGGGCAAACAAGCTGGATCAGGAGTTTCAGGAAGGGGAAGGGGCTGAAATAGACAGGGTTGGAAGCCTCCGCAAGGCTCCTTACAGCAGGAACAATAGTCCAGCAGAGGTATCTTCTGCAtggtgtgctgtgtttgttcagGGTGCCATCATGTGGTGCTCAAGTGCAAGGGCGGATGCTGTTTTACACTGGCACACGTTGCAGATCTAATAGGGTGAATtagggaatgatgtggttgtgCTAATGAGTTAGTAAGCACACTTTTGAGGGGTAACACAGTTGATAAGGAACAATTGCATGGAACTCTAATGTGAATGCTGCTTGTGTGTTGGTTTTTTGTGTTGTCATAAAATTACAGCATGCATGAGTTTTAAGaatatttgcatttcagttaTTGTTTATCAGAACCAAATGGTCAAGACTTAATAGTCGGTTTATTTtcaaacatgaacattttcacGTTAATCTAACTTACAACTTTGAAAATTATGGGATTATTTCTTGGCATTTTGCTTGTTCTCTGTTATATTtgttaacaccaatgaattttaTGAATTAATCTTAATCTTTAAATTACTTTGTCCTATAGCTAAAGTTAATTTCTTAGGTTAATGCcttattacattaaaaacaaaaattgtaattctttaattaaaaggAGTTAATAACTACTAAAacttagttgttgttttttttaaattaactttataatattatttatcattgttgattttaatgcattaactaacgcattgtaaagtgttacaattTGTACTTTATCATGCTTTTgcaattaaaattgtttaaaacatttgttaactgaacatgtacagtatatacaccaTGTTCtgtatatacactgaaaaaatattcaaagatgatttcctggatttttttttttttttagattaactggttgcaaacaatttatttgggctgaatttaaagaaacaaattaagttgaaaattattaaaatgaatttgtttAAACTCAACCCATGTACATTTTTCGCAACAATTTGccagaaatctttttttcagtgtataacaAAGCAATACACTAAGAACTTTTTCATACAAATGTAGATACATAAATCTACAATTGTTAAAGAACAACTGAAGAATAATAAACTAAGATTGTCAATTTAACATCTTTTTTAAGGCCTATAAATTATATAGAGTATAAAAAATAGCAAATTTATATATTCCTCGAACCCAAATATTAATCCATCTTcagtaaaatagaaaaaaatggaaaaaaatagaaaaaatgccAAAGCAGACTTAAAATGCATTCATTACCCCTAAACATGCCTCTAATACTTGTCTACTTTTTGTAATGTCtatatataatattcatatattgaaaaatatcttttttgtaaggttttataaaatatttaaaatgtataactgttaaatcatatttattatgGGATAAAAGATAGTTTGTTGATATTACTGTCTAGCTGTTGTTATAAGTGTTATAAGCTATTTTATAGACTATATAGTGTTTCCACCTGAAGCTTTCCGGCATGACATGACACTGTTTTaacttgtgtgtttgtgattgcaATGAAAATTGGTGATTGCTACTAACTCACAATCTTATTTCGGTCCTTGCGTTTGTATATACAGTACTGTAAGGTTGTGCTGGAATCAACTGCTCAGAGGAAAATGATACTAAGCTGATCAAATGACACCTGTTAAGCACAGgcagttgtttttaaagcaataGCTAATACATGTTATTTTCCTCCACAGCCATTAAGAAATGATGTAGAATATTATGGGAGATCTTCAAGAAGTCCTGTCATGCTGTTTGACATccaagacaacaacatgaatgccaACTCATTCACGGTAAATTACATTGCAAGCCATAATTGCTTTTTAGACAGACATACTGCTTTTTCTATGATGTCATCTGTGTTgattgaaaatgaatgatgaaaatgAACAGATTCAGATTCTGTAAAGACTGTTAAGAAAGCTTATTACTGCCATAGAATAAAAAagatatttgcatttttatttaactttttctttttaaatgtagatTTCTACTCAAAATAGCACTGTAAAATTATAAACTTGAACATAAAGTAgcttacaaagaaaacagaaataaaattggAATTACATGATGTCATCTTAAAATGTAATGATACATATTTGGATATTAATGAGAATTATGAGGTGTAAAGTCAAAATTCTGAAGTTGAAAGCCAGAATGATCTGACATATAATCAGAATTATCAGCTATAAAGGCATAATTATCAGGCATAAATCAGTATTATGTGGTTTTGAGGCAGAATTATCAGGTGTAAAAttctgaattataattatgaaactcaaggtcaaaattatgagGTGTAAAACCAGAATTATCAGATGTAAAGCCAGAATTATCAGATGTAAAGCCAGAATTATCAGATgtaaagccagaattattaggtGTAAAGCCAGAATTATCAGTTGGAAAACCAAAATTATGAAGTGTATAGAATTATCAGGTCTTATGTGCAAAATATGAGGTGTAAGTCAGTGTTACATGGTTTTAAGACAGAATTATGAggtgtaaagtcagaattatcagatATAAAGTCAGTATTATCAGGTGTATGTCAGtattatgttgtttttaaatcagAATTCTGAGATATAAAGCCAGAACTAtcagatgtaaagtcagaattatccgatgtaaagtcagaattatcaggtGTTTATCTGTATTATGTGggttttaagtcagaattataaggtaTAATGTCAGGATTCTGAGGTATAAAGCTGTAATTAtcagatgtaaagtcagaattttgaggtGTAAAGTTAAAATGATCAGATGTAAGTCTGTATTATGTGGTTTTAAGCCAGAAATAtcagatgtaaagtcagaattatcagatgtaaagtcagaattttcagatataaagtcagaattttcagGTGTATGTCTGTATTATGTGGTTTTAAGTAAGAATTATAAggtattaagtcagaattataaggtaTAAAGCTAGAATTAtcagatgtaaagtcagaattttcaGGTGTAAGTCAGTATTATGTAGTTTTAAGTCAGATTTATAAGGGATAAAGCTAGGATTTtcagatgtaaagtcagaatttttagatgTAAATCAGTATTATGTGGTTTTAAGTCAGAATTCTAAggtatgaagtcagaattatgagatgcAAAATCAGAATTATCAGGTGTAAGTCAGTATTACGTGGTTTTAAGTCAAAATATGAGATGTAAAGCCAGAATTATCAAATGTAAAGCCAGAATTGAGTTGTAAAGAGTTGTAAAATCAGAATGATCAGGTGTAAGTCAGTAATGCAGTATGTGGGTTTCAGGGCAGAATTATGAGCTGTAAAAGTCATAATTATACTTATTGGGTGTAAAATAAGAATGATCAGGTGTAAAGCCAGAATTATGAGACAAACTAACATTATAATAGAACATAAGTCAAAATTACAAGATGTCAGAAATGTTGCATAAAAATTTGCAATCACCGTTTTTTTCCTCGTCATGGCAAAAACTGTCATCCATAGCCTCTACAAGATGCATCACAGTCAGACATTAAACTCATCTCAGTGTATGATTTGATCTGATATCTAATCCCCAAACTCTCCCACGTAAACAACGCATGACAAATCTCAGTACCCTGCAAGAATCCTATATGATTGTGGTGTATGTTTCGCTCCTTCCACTTGCACTCACTCTGTTGTCTCGCTCTTCCATGCTTATCCTCTGGACACTACCATCCCTACTGGCTTTCCTGGTATTAATGGACATTCCCTCCTTTCTGCCCTGTTTCTATCTCCTCTAACCACACCGCCCCTTCCTCAAACTCAATTTTCCATCTGAATGACTGACACCCTGGTTTGCGGCCACCTCTTGTGCCGACCCTCTTCCACCAATAGGAGGCAGTGTGTAATGAGATCATGAATATTGCAGAGACCTCAGTGAGGTACTGCAGCACTTTGTCACGCCCTATAGACTCCGCCCACCGACTCCTGGCTCCTCCCAGTAAACACTCTCTCATCATTTCCCAGCAACCCCTGTCCCAGAGCAGCAGTCCTGAGCCTGGACGCATGAGCTGTGGGATGTAAGTATCATCCATCTGTGTATGTTTTGGTGTAGATGTGGAGATGTTCACTGATGTGTACCttatacataatacataatatacagtgctcagcatgactAAGTACATCCTTattcatttcttagtgaatataggctatgtattttgatgcatttaaacaaaacagatttattaagcagataaattaattaaaatgatattttagtcaccaaaaatatttagaaatcgaaagataatatatttaaattcaagcaaaataatgcaaaaaagaaATTACGACCTACACaattttcaacaatatttttttgcttctcttgatttttcctcttttttaaaatttgtatttaatatttttctattccATATAAATTTGCATGTACTAGTTTTTGtaccatt from Danio rerio strain Tuebingen ecotype United States chromosome 13, GRCz12tu, whole genome shotgun sequence includes these protein-coding regions:
- the sorbs1 gene encoding sorbin and SH3 domain-containing protein 1 isoform X28, which gives rise to MRVSAHGRAACGHRHSIVLRYQYGNLDCFLRKGSPAEGTGKFDAAPARPPCRRTVSAVRVTPLRIMKSSPDLMPTELDPTRVCKGKGAVTLRATLVHIDDEDGTSQEPSVSPAKGGWIGTVNGDATETSLAERSVNNTRADLNSTQVNETPTKDSAVSESQFQLTSCLDQPSAFNSSAKVSSSFPPTSSVNPTIVLLQHNRAVAEQGSGLYQGRAIIQNRPSFETPADMEGKTMRLSERPAVQPPRVPVRNTELSKDWYRNMFKQIHKVPEPVEENPYRPTYIFPETNDRPLRSRDDRPSNGGEDVRTVPRSRSAVDMGSSRGQQPVPTRTSSLKPQRSEWEPPDKKVDTRKYRAEPRSIFDYEPGKSSVLRLDRPSAPSFSPLETSSDLQQYSSCKVSDGEAEKKDGSSGSGSAAPECERHIYKSVLEGGDIPLQGLRALNKRHPSTSSKDSDSSHPLSQGDHGESTDEAVRKRHGDKEKILEEQRRLKREQEEADTAARRHAGLVVTHQQFITNDRFGDLLVINEKEKRKTIERTPALARFDFRAESLKELPFQKGDIVYIYRQVDQNWFEGEHHGRVGIFPRSYVELVPPTEKAQPKKCAPVQVLEYGEALARFNFTGDTAVEMSFRKGERITLIRRVDENWYEGKISGTNRQGIFPVTYIEVHKRPRVKNGVDYPDAPISYSPHRSTNASPQPIRNRLTTSPLPLPRSPRRSISPEVHAISNEWISLTVGGVSSSPPAAPTPPLPPLPTNSYRLGEYLPPSMSASPVPPISGSPYCVSPMASPSTSPLPPPYPPRPCSATPFLTFTPPQGEDFLLSPPSPRLSRSLSPCGGAGLEGWLSGANKLDQEFQEGEGAEIDRVGSLRKAPYSRNNSPAEPLRNDVEYYGRSSRSPVMLFDIQDNNMNANSFTEAVCNEIMNIAETSVRYCSTLSRPIDSAHRLLAPPSKHSLIISQQPLSQSSSPEPGRMSCGIFQALYNYVPQNDDELELQEGDLVNVMEKCDDGWFVGTSKRTKQFGTFPGNYVKAVNL
- the sorbs1 gene encoding sorbin and SH3 domain-containing protein 1 isoform X27; this encodes MRVSAHGRAACGHRHSIVLRYQYGNLDCFLRKGSPAEGTGKFDAAPARPPCRRTVSAVRVTPLRIMKSSPDLMPTELDPTRVCKGKGAVTLRATLVHIDDEDGTSQEPSVSPAKGGWIGTVNGDATETSLAERSVNNTRADLNSTQVNETPTKQDSAVSESQFQLTSCLDQPSAFNSSAKVSSSFPPTSSVNPTIVLLQHNRAVAEQGSGLYQGRAIIQNRPSFETPADMEGKTMRLSERPAVQPPRVPVRNTELSKDWYRNMFKQIHKVPEPVEENPYRPTYIFPETNDRPLRSRDDRPSNGGEDVRTVPRSRSAVDMGSSRGQQPVPTRTSSLKPQRSEWEPPDKKVDTRKYRAEPRSIFDYEPGKSSVLRLDRPSAPSFSPLETSSDLQQYSSCKVSDGEAEKKDGSSGSGSAAPECERHIYKSVLEGGDIPLQGLRALNKRHPSTSSKDSDSSHPLSQGDHGESTDEAVRKRHGDKEKILEEQRRLKREQEEADTAARRHAGLVVTHQQFITNDRFGDLLVINEKEKRKTIERTPALARFDFRAESLKELPFQKGDIVYIYRQVDQNWFEGEHHGRVGIFPRSYVELVPPTEKAQPKKCAPVQVLEYGEALARFNFTGDTAVEMSFRKGERITLIRRVDENWYEGKISGTNRQGIFPVTYIEVHKRPRVKNGVDYPDAPISYSPHRSTNASPQPIRNRLTTSPLPLPRSPRRSISPEVHAISNEWISLTVGGVSSSPPAAPTPPLPPLPTNSYRLGEYLPPSMSASPVPPISGSPYCVSPMASPSTSPLPPPYPPRPCSATPFLTFTPPQGEDFLLSPPSPRLSRSLSPCGGAGLEGWLSGANKLDQEFQEGEGAEIDRVGSLRKAPYSRNNSPAEPLRNDVEYYGRSSRSPVMLFDIQDNNMNANSFTEAVCNEIMNIAETSVRYCSTLSRPIDSAHRLLAPPSKHSLIISQQPLSQSSSPEPGRMSCGIFQALYNYVPQNDDELELQEGDLVNVMEKCDDGWFVGTSKRTKQFGTFPGNYVKAVNL
- the sorbs1 gene encoding sorbin and SH3 domain-containing protein 1 isoform X25, which gives rise to MRVSAHGRAACGHRHSIVLRYQYGNLDCFLRKGSPAEGTGKFDAAPARPPCRRTVSAVRVTPLRIMKSSPDLMPTELDPTRVCKGKGAVTLRATLVHIDDEDGTSQEPSVSPAKGGWIGTVNGDATETSLAERSVNNTRADLNSTQVNETPTKQDSAVSESQFQLTSCLDQPSAFNSSAKVSSSFPPTSSVNPTIVLLQHNREAVAEQGSGLYQGRAIIQNRPSFETPADMEGKTMRLSERPAVQPPRVPVRNTELSKDWYRNMFKQIHKVPEPVEENPYRPTYIFPETNDRPLRSRDDRPSNGGEDVRTVPRSRSAVDMGSSRGQQPVPTRTSSLKPQRSEWEPPDKKVDTRKYRAEPRSIFDYEPGKSSVLRLDRPSAPSFSPLETSSDLQQYSSCKVSDGEAEKKDGSSGSGSAAPECERHIYKSVLEGGDIPLQGLRALNKRHPSTSSKDSDSSHPLSQGDHGESTDEAVRKRHGDKEKILEEQRRLKREQEEADTAARRHAGLVVTHQQFITNDRFGDLLVINEKEKRKTIERTPALARFDFRAESLKELPFQKGDIVYIYRQVDQNWFEGEHHGRVGIFPRSYVELVPPTEKAQPKKCAPVQVLEYGEALARFNFTGDTAVEMSFRKGERITLIRRVDENWYEGKISGTNRQGIFPVTYIEVHKRPRVKNGVDYPDAPISYSPHRSTNASPQPIRNRLTTSPLPLPRSPRRSISPEVHAISNEWISLTVGGVSSSPPAAPTPPLPPLPTNSYRLGEYLPPSMSASPVPPISGSPYCVSPMASPSTSPLPPPYPPRPCSATPFLTFTPPQGEDFLLSPPSPRLSRSLSPCGGAGLEGWLSGANKLDQEFQEGEGAEIDRVGSLRKAPYSRNNSPAEPLRNDVEYYGRSSRSPVMLFDIQDNNMNANSFTEAVCNEIMNIAETSVRYCSTLSRPIDSAHRLLAPPSKHSLIISQQPLSQSSSPEPGRMSCGIFQALYNYVPQNDDELELQEGDLVNVMEKCDDGWFVGTSKRTKQFGTFPGNYVKAVNL
- the sorbs1 gene encoding sorbin and SH3 domain-containing protein 1 isoform X26 — protein: MRVSAHGRAACGHRHSIVLRYQYGNLDCFLRKGSPAEGTGKFDAAPARPPCRRTVSAVRVTPLRIMKSSPDLMPTELDPTRVCKGKGAVTLRATLVHIDDEDGTSQEPSVSPAKGGWIGTVNGDATETSLAERSVNNTRADLNSTQVNETPTKDSAVSESQFQLTSCLDQPSAFNSSAKVSSSFPPTSSVNPTIVLLQHNREAVAEQGSGLYQGRAIIQNRPSFETPADMEGKTMRLSERPAVQPPRVPVRNTELSKDWYRNMFKQIHKVPEPVEENPYRPTYIFPETNDRPLRSRDDRPSNGGEDVRTVPRSRSAVDMGSSRGQQPVPTRTSSLKPQRSEWEPPDKKVDTRKYRAEPRSIFDYEPGKSSVLRLDRPSAPSFSPLETSSDLQQYSSCKVSDGEAEKKDGSSGSGSAAPECERHIYKSVLEGGDIPLQGLRALNKRHPSTSSKDSDSSHPLSQGDHGESTDEAVRKRHGDKEKILEEQRRLKREQEEADTAARRHAGLVVTHQQFITNDRFGDLLVINEKEKRKTIERTPALARFDFRAESLKELPFQKGDIVYIYRQVDQNWFEGEHHGRVGIFPRSYVELVPPTEKAQPKKCAPVQVLEYGEALARFNFTGDTAVEMSFRKGERITLIRRVDENWYEGKISGTNRQGIFPVTYIEVHKRPRVKNGVDYPDAPISYSPHRSTNASPQPIRNRLTTSPLPLPRSPRRSISPEVHAISNEWISLTVGGVSSSPPAAPTPPLPPLPTNSYRLGEYLPPSMSASPVPPISGSPYCVSPMASPSTSPLPPPYPPRPCSATPFLTFTPPQGEDFLLSPPSPRLSRSLSPCGGAGLEGWLSGANKLDQEFQEGEGAEIDRVGSLRKAPYSRNNSPAEPLRNDVEYYGRSSRSPVMLFDIQDNNMNANSFTEAVCNEIMNIAETSVRYCSTLSRPIDSAHRLLAPPSKHSLIISQQPLSQSSSPEPGRMSCGIFQALYNYVPQNDDELELQEGDLVNVMEKCDDGWFVGTSKRTKQFGTFPGNYVKAVNL